The genomic DNA gaagaagggctggtggggcggggtggggcggggcttTCCTTGGAGGCTTTGGGCTGAGTCCTTCCTTCCTGGTCCCCCATTGGGTCAGGGGCTCCTGCAGCCCTGCCAGTGAGGGACAAATGAGAAGAGCTGTTGATTTTTCCCCCTTGGTTATTCAGAATTTCCCCCACATAAATACTGAGAAAGACCCTGCCCTCTCCTCACTTCTCTGGAGTTGGCCCTGGGCTGGACTGGTCCCCTGGGGGTGAGCAAGGCCATGGGGGACCTGTTTATGCTCAGGGTAGCTGTGGGCATATGCTTTGCCACCTTCACTGCCTCCGCCTGGTAAGTCCTTCCCCTGCTgcaccttccccactccccaccgaGGCGACCCCCATTATCTCAGCCCCATTCACCACTGcctcactttttctctttttgataggtCAGTGAACAATTTCCTGGTAACAGGTCCCAAGGTAGGATGGTCTCTGGCTCCTGTTTTTATCCATCCGGGTTCCTAAGGGAACTCTTTTGgcaaaagaaaggaggggaggggagacagtGCCAGAGGTCCCCCACCCAGAGGAACCCACAATTGTTTCTCCCTGGAGAGCTAACCCATTTGAGTCCTGCCTGCtaacccccccaaccccagacgACCTGAGCGGAGCCAGGGCTGACCTTCATAGCCCTTTTCCCTTTGCCAGGCCTATCTGACCTACACGACCAGTGTGGCCCTGGGAGCCCAGAGTGGCATTGAGGAGTGTAAGTTCCAATTTGCTTGGGAACGCTGGAACTGCCCAGAAAATGCTCTCCAGCTCTCCACTCACAACAGGCTGAGAAGTGGTAAGTTTGTGCACCTACACAAAGGGGTACATGTGCATGGAGGTGGGCTTtcagtatgtgtatgtgttgcaTGTATGACATCTCTATGCACAGTGAAATGGAAAGGGTATCAGTGATCTGCTGATCTGCCACTTCCTTGCTGTGAAACCCTGAGTGAGTTACATCCTCTCTCAAACCCCAGTTTTGTCATTGGATCAATAAGGCTAGCTCTACTTAGCTCACCAGGAGAACTGTAAGGGTTGAAGGAGGTGAATACAAAGGTATTTCCATACAAATGtaataatttctctgttttttaaaatgcatgcctatatttgtgtgtttgtatacacTTATCTTGCACTGAGTTgcatgaaataaaaacaggaaagggCTCTGTGTTTGCAGCCCCTGAGGAGTTTCCCATCTGCCCAGCTGTCGTAAAATCCCAACAACAGAGAAGCTGAAAGATCACATTGAGCTGTGTCGTGTGTGTGTCGTGTGTTCACGTGCATGCGCGCACACCTGTGCAGCTCTTTATAACTGTATGTAGTAATTTACATAAAGGTCATTTATATACAAACAATAGAGAGTTGCCTGagaagaggtgggggaagggagtaaagaagatgtggacGAAGAGAAGTATCTTCCCGTGGGGTATATAGGCAGAATGGGAAGTGTGTGGAAATGAAATGGgacaatgttttttaaagagtttagtAAGATACgagctcagtaaatggtagctacGATCATTGTTAAGTATTACATAGTTCCTGCTTCatgtcagaaggaagaaaaggcccttctctctttcctaagCCAGCTACGTGGCCCTGAGTCTTCATAGCCCAAGGACCAGAAGCAGTGGCTAATGAACAGAAGGCCAGGCTGGATTTCAGGAGAGCAGGGTCTTGGTCCCAATACAAATGGTGAGGAGAGTGGCCTTGGTCCCATCACTCTCTGTCTGGGTTTTACTATCCCCACCCCCATGGGGATACTCATGTCTGCCTGAAAGACATAAGGGTGCTGGAAAGACATGCCCTGTTGTCTCAAGGAGAAGAGCCTCCTCTTAAACCCAAAAGGGGCAGGGGCCAGGAGAGAGAGACCATTGCTTTTCCAAAGCCTCTGCTTTGGGTCATCAGGGTCCAAGTTTCCagtcccctctttctctccaaagCCACCAGGGAGACTTCCTTCATTCATGCCATCAGCTCTGCGGGAGTCATGTACACCATCACCAAGAACTGTAGCATGGGCGACTTTGAAAACTGTGGCTGTGATGagtcaaaaaatggaaaaacaggtaAGTTGTGCTCTCTGATGTGGGTGGGAAGAAGTGAGGGATGCAGAGCTACATGCAGGCTAAGGTCTTCCAGGGAAAGGCTAAGGGACACAGGTCCCTCAAACCCCTAGATGCTACCAGCAACTTCTTGGTGCTGAGGGAGCTCCTGGACCTATACCCTATACCCTTCCAAGAGTTGAGCCTGGGTCCATGATTTTAGGATCACCAAGTAGCACCAAGCTCTAAAAGCAACAAGACATCTAGGAATGAGAAGGCCAAAGAGAGCTTAAAGCTAACCCTCATATTTCAGGCCAAGAACAGCTTGGCCACAATCCAGAGCTACTCAATTATTTGTAGACCATCTAAGAGACTCAGATTTGTCATTAAAGAGGGAGGAGATGGCTCTTAACAAGACTACTGTAGGGTAATGGTGCAGAATTCCAGAATGTTTGAGCTGCAATGAACCTCTAAGATCGTTTAGGCCAGGCTCAGTATGGTTACCTTTACTGAGGGTATAGAGACTAATTGCCTAGAGATGGAATGTACCTGAACGGTGGGCAGTTGGTTTTGTGAAAAGGACCTCACCCACCCACCGTGAGCACCTCTACTTCCTGGTCTCACCTGCAGCTTTATATGCTTCTAGAGCTCTTGGGGGATGGTTTGGCTATGTTAGCCAAAGTGACCTTGACTCTTCTCCTGAAACTTAGCAGGGAAATTGTGTGCAGAACTTACTCTTTCCTTATGTGCAGGAGGTCATGGCTGGATCTGGGGAGGCTGCAGCGACAATGTGGAATTTGGGGAAAGGATCTCCAAACTCTTTGTGGACAGCCTGGAAAAGGGAAAGGATGCTAGAGCCCTGATGAATCTTCACAACAACAGGGCAGGCAGGCTGGTAGGTATAGGAGTCCACGGGCAAACCATCAGGATCAGTACTGGCAAGAGCCTCACATCTGTACAGCCCTTACAACTTAACAAGAGCTGTCTCATGCCCATGTGTCATCCTTACACCACCTATCAAGACTGGGATGGCTACCCCCATTCTCTGGATGACAAAGCCAGTTCAGGCTGAGCCAAGTGGCTTGGCCAAGGCAATACAACTAATAAGCATCAGAACCAGGCAATAAACTCAGATCTTCTACTTTAGTCTTATTACTAATCATTATGGTCTAGCCCCTTCCACAGGCAGGTTTCTGAGAACACAGAACAATACAGTACCAAAGCCTTGCTCTCATGACTTAAAATGTTAACCACTTCAACTGTGTGTTCTAGGAAATTAATGGGGGGTTATCAGCTAACCTGTATCCTAAGATCTGTATCCTAAGACTTCGAGGGATTGGGACTGATCTAGGCTTCTCTGGAGGGTCTATTTTACCCCCAAGACTTCTGGAGAGTTCTGAACTCAAATCTGGAAGCAAGTTGGATTTAAAGCTAAGAGCATAAAAATTTCCCTTTGAACCTATACCCAGACAACCTGGTTGCCCAGAGCAAGGCGAAGAGGTTTTCAAGGCAATTACACACGAGTAATTGCTTCGGTGGTGGGGTTCAGACTGCATGAGCTCCCTTCCCTCTGGGAGAGAACAAATCCAAACCCTCCCCAATACTCTAGCCCCTACCTTGAAAACAATAATAGTGCCAAAGATCATATCTTCTTCTTTAATTGACACAGTACCCTCTTGATCATTCTTATTccaatgagagagggaaacaagctcAACAAGTGATGGAGTTGGGCCTACAGCCTAGGTTTCCTGATTCCTCAACATTTGCCTGATTTCCCCAAAGAATACCCAAGGGTGCTTTAAAACTACCCTTACCAAGGCGTTTCCACCCCTGAACACTCCAGCTGAGAAGATCTGAGGTGGGGCGTTTTTCACAGGCCTCCCCGGTAATTCTGATGCTCCTCCAAAGTTAAGCAGCACAACTTTAAAATAGCCCATTTGGTTGCTAGCCTTCGGTCTTCCCTACCCAGaatccttctctctttctctccctgaagGCAGTGAGAGCCATCATGAGAAGGACCTGCAAATGCCATGGCATCTCCGGGAGTTGCAGCATCCAGACATGCTGGCTGCAGCTGGCTGACTTCAGGGAGATGGGGGACTACCTGAAGGCCAAGTATGACCGGGCCCTGAAAATTGAGATGGATAAGCGGCAGCTGAGGGCGGGCAACAGCGCTGAGGGCCGCTGGGCACCCACGGAGGCCTTCCTTCCCAGCGCAGAGGCTGAGCTGATCTTTTTAGAGGAATCGCCAGACTACTGTACCCGCAACTCCAGCCTGGGCGTCTCTGGCACAGAAGGTCGGGAGTGTCTGCAGAACAACCACACCGCGTCTCGGTGGGAGCAACGCAGCTGCGGGCGCTTGTGCACCGAGTGTGGCCTGCAGGTGGAGGAGAGAAGAGCCGAGGCTCTCAGCAGCTGCAACTGCAAATTCCAGTGGTGCTGCACGGTCCGGTGTGAGCAGTGCAGGCACGTGGTGAACAAGTACTACTGCTCACGCCCCCCAGGCAGCGCGTGGTCCGGGGGCGGAGCCAGGGCCTGACAGCACCCCGCGCAGATTCACTTGCTCGGCTGCATGACAAAGGAGGGGGCACGGTTTCTCTCTCAGAGACAGTGAATTCGAAAACAACTGGAAAATCACAGGGTTGGGCCGCAGCCCTCTTCATATCTGCAGTTCGCGGGGGAAACGGAGGCCCAAGCTTATACAGCGTACTCTCGACAGAGTCGAAATTGGAGCCCGGCCTTCCAACGTGGGCAGACCCCATCTCCCCTCTCCTGCACGTTATTTCCTGGTTTTTGCGCCTGGCCTTTTGCAGCTTGCTAGAGGGGAGTTTGGTTTGGGGGTCTTATCCAGAGGGACCCTCAAAGTACTTGTCACTGTAAGTTTCAGAGGGAATGGAAGCAAAAAACTAAGAGTTCAGTACCGACTTCTGAAGGAGCAACCTTCCCCGATGCTGGCTAGCTCCAGCAAGACCAACTATATGTCCATGCACATAAGTGGGGCAGAGACCACAGACCTACCTAGTGGGAGGTTTTTTAGGGTGTTGGGCTTTTCGTCTGAGTATgcacttttaaaaagttctcggggtgcctcactggctcagttggtagagcatgtgactcttgatcttggggttgtgagttcaagccccacactgggtgcagagcttacttaaaaaaaaaaaaaagttctccccACAAAACCCTGGGGAAACTAGGACCCAACATAAGCTGAGGACTTTCCCAGCTCAGAAACCAGCTCTGTAACCATGGAAAAAGAATGGTCATAGTAAGTAGGCAGGTGACCCCAACTTATCAAGAAAGGCTCCCCTCCACCACCCCGCCCaaagagggatttttttcccccccaaagagCTGTAAAATGACTCTGTCTTGTTATTTTCCCAGATTGGGAACTCAACTTTGTTTTGCAATAAATTCTAGAATATATATCCACCTGAgaccttttatttctctctttaaaggGAAACCTTAGTTTAAGAAAGGGAATGGGAAACCCTGCTTGTAATTCCAATTATGCACAAGGCTAAGGGAAAAACTGTAAATATCCAACCCCCTTGATATAAGTGTTTGAGAGATAATATAATTGAGAATCAGGAACTGGCCAATAGGAAAACAATCCAGACTCCCAGATTTAGAAAGTGTTATTTTAATGCAACCAAAGAAACTTGAGGGACAAGGAAGCCCTTTGAACTTGAACCATATTCAAAGTGTGTTTGCTCTCTTAACTTGGGCTTCCTGGGGTGTCTGTATGCCTCAGGGAGAACCTGGGCAAGAGACTAGGAAAGTTGTGGATTCTACCTTCCTCATTTGCACATCTACATCTTCCACTGGCAATCTTGGGGTGGGGAGCCCCTGGGAGCTCAACAACTGGTCTCCTAAATCTGAGCATCCCAGCTTTGGGAGTCTCCCATCTGTGCAAAGGCCAAGCACCCTGCAGGGAGGAGGTATTTCAGATATGttgaataaacaagtaaaatgatCACCAAGAGTGGGGAAACACTTTCAGCCTAacgttttaaattataaaacaatttaaatgttcaaCAGTAGGGCAAACTAGTTAAATCATGGCCCCACAATGGAATATcaaccattaaaataatattctggaGAAACACTTAGCAATGTGAAAAACATACATGATATATTAAGTGAATAAAGTTAATTACAAAAACAGCATGTTCAGGAAAacctaatttttttcaaagattttatttatttatttgacacagaacaCAGCTgtaaagggaacacaagcagggggagtgggagagggagaagcaggctccctgctgagcaggggaccccccccccatgcggggctcgatgcggggctcaatgcggggctcaatgcggggctcaatgcggggctcaatgcggggctcgatcccaggaccctgggatcatgacctgagcggaaggcagatgcttaacgactgagccacccaggcgccccaccaattttgttttttgaaacaggAAAATACTGGGGCACCTACTGGCTCAGTTAAGTCATGCCActcttttttgttaaagattttatttatttatttgagagagagagaatgagagagaaagggagcacatgagacaggggagggtcagagggagaagcagacttcccgccgagcagggagcctgatgtgggactcgatcccgggactccaggatcatgacctgagccgaaggcagtcgcttaaccaactgagccacccaggcgccccaagtcatgccactcttgatctcagggtcgtgagttcaagtcccacactgggcatatagcttacttaagaaaatatgaggggtgggcgcctgggtggctcagttggttgagcgactgccttcggctcaggtcatgatcctggagtcccgggatcgagtcccacatcgggctccctgctcagcagggagtctgcttctccctctgaccctcccccctctcatgtgctctctctctctttctctctctctctctctcaaataaataaataaaatctaaaaaaaaaaaagaaaatatgaggggcacctgggtggctcagtcggttaagcgtctgcctttgactcaggtcatgatcccgggggccctgggattgagcccccgcatccggctccctgctccatgggaagcctgcttctccctctcacactccccctgcttctgttcctgctctcgctctgtctgtgaaataaataaataaataaaatctttaaaaaaaaaaagaaaatatgaaaatatttgctgTCATGTAATACCAAATAGagtaatttgttttcctttttgtgtttttctgtatttttacatttctctacaataaacaagtatttttcttaccaaaaagaatgagttactggggtacctggctggctcagtcagtagagcttgtgactcttgatctcagggttgtgagttcgagcccccttaaaaataaataaatagatagatagatagatagatacatacatacatacatacatacatacatacatacatacatacatagggacgcctgggtggcatccgccttcagctcaggtcatgatcccagggtcctgggatggagccctgcattgtgatccttgctcagtggggagcctgcttctctctctccctctgcctgccctcccccactctctctctctctcatatgggtaaataaaatcttttaaaaaaataaatgggggcgcctgggtggctcagacggttaagtgtctgccttcggctcaggttgtgatcccagggtcctgggatggagccccacatcaggcacctggctcagcggggagcctgcttctccctctccctctccctctgcctctccccctgctcatgctccctctctatctctgtgtctcgaatgaataaaatctttaaaaaataaataaaatagaataaatgaataaaaatttaaaaaatacttgtcataaaatacttttagaaaaaagaatgagttattttttaaaatgccaacagGAAAtaacccctcttttttttttagtgaaaaggAAGGTGAAATATTCGTTAAGGAAGATGACATCTCAAGAGAAACCATAAGCAGGTACCTTGAAAGCTCACAGTGGTCTCTATTCCTTCTGGTGCATTTATAACTCTCACAGATGCCAGAGACAAGGAGAAATCCATTAAAGTGCAGCCTatgtcaaagaaatggaagatttcCTCTACCTCTCTCCTAAGGAAGTTTACAGAAAGACACCACAGTTAGTGACAGAGAAAGTGTCTGTGTGTGGTGGTAGTGGAAAGGGGAACGAGACACTACCTAAGCACAAGAATTATGGTGAAGAAATAGGCAaccaatggggcgcctggatggcttagtgggttaagcatctaccttcggctcaggtcatgatcctggagtcccaggatcgagtctggggctccctgctcagcagggagtctgcttctccctctgcccctcaccccactcatgttctctctttctctcaaataaataaataaaatctttaagaagaagaagaagaagaaataggcaaccaaaagaaaagattattaacctggggctcagagagaaacaaaaatcataaaattatgtGGCCTTGAAGTCAATCCTCCAGTAGACAAAGATGCCAAAGTGCCCATCATGAAACCTGAGTTGTGACACTGTGCTAAGGAAATGAACAAACTAGattttctcccttcatttctaACTAAATCCCCATCCAAAGGACTCAGGTACTTGATGCTTTGACATTCCCCCCCTCAACCCTCAGACCTTGCCGGCATTCCCAAGTAATCCTAGGGGTggattttcagaaacaaaactatCCCTGCTGCCCTGTACAAACATGATCATTCAAGAAGAGCATGCCTTATGTCTTCTGTGGGTTTATATCTGAGGTTTTCAACTAATGAAACCCAGAGCAATTGGGAATTCCATGAAAAGAATTCCTACTTCCCCAAAAAGCTCCTAGTCCCACTCCTTCCAAGTCTCTCTCATCCTCATTCATCTTACCTTCATGGGAATCAATCACATCAACCAACCTTCCTACATAGACCCTGAgccagaaaataaaggaatttagATTTCTCTACATCCATCACCTTCCTGTCAGGGATTCATTCCAAGGCATCGCAGTGTTATTCAGATTCACTAGTTACAACCCTACTCTCCTTCCCTTTTGGCTCATCCTTAACAAACTGGCTATCATTAAGGTGACAGAACAGTAAAACTCCTATATTCAATAGGTTCAGGGCCCAACACAGGCAGATTCGCCACAATCTCTGGTGGATCCTGAAAACCTGTTGAAAAAAGAATCAACTCAATGAGGGAAACCTGTCCATGAGCCTGTCCACATATTTCAAATGCAGGCACTACTTCACATGGCCTGGAGAATAGAAGCCTGTACTTTCTCAgtctagattaaaagaaaaatacgcTTCTGCTTGCCAGGCCCCTCCAAagctttttctcctctccctcccacctcctttacctcctctacttcctcctcctcctcctccttccatctgACCTTTGCCATGAGTTGAATTAGGGACTCCCAAGAAAACTGTGAGGTCTGTTCCTAGAGCTCCTATGGGCCCCCGCCATTCTCCTCAGGGCTTGCCAATGGGCAGTTGTAACAGCAAGGGGGAAAAGGAAGTAatggagcacctactaagtgtcaagtgcttaatatatattatatgcttcAATCCTGGGAACAATCCACTTATAAAGAGTTACAATTATTCCCCTCTTATTACTGAGGAAACTGTGGCTTAGGTAAGTTAAGCACCCAACCTAAAATTAAACACAAGAAGGTGGATTTGAATTCAGGCTGCTATCACCCAAATCCATACTCTTTCTTGACGCCACTTAGGCTCTGGGAGCCCAGGGAATCTCTGGTGACATTCTTAACTATCCTGACAGCTTTGCAGAATGACTACCATTCATATGCAGTGAAAGgtgtcctcttcctctctcctctgcaaGCCGAAGAGTTAAATTTCTCAGCCCTTCTCCAGAATGGAGAAACCCAACTTTTGACTTGCAAAGGCCTTCCTTAGAATGATAAAGCAAGATAGCCTGACTCCTGCTGACTTGGGAGGGCAGAATCCTGGTTCGCTAGGGGGTACTCAAAGAAAAAGGCTAACAATTATGGTCTATAGTAGAGGTCAAAGTTTCAAAAGAATGTCAAAGGAGGAGTGTTTATTTTAGAGGgtagaggaaggaaaaacaggatccagagaaagacaaatttctAGCCCCAGATCACAAACTACTTATAATAATTGATCACAAAAGCCAGAGAGAGACTCAGGGCCCAGATACAGATGTTTGGGTTgggggaaatgaaatgaaagcaagAACCAGAGCAAAGCCTTCAGGAGAAGTTAAAGACCTTTGAGTACGA from Neomonachus schauinslandi chromosome 7, ASM220157v2, whole genome shotgun sequence includes the following:
- the WNT8A gene encoding protein Wnt-8a encodes the protein MGDLFMLRVAVGICFATFTASAWSVNNFLVTGPKAYLTYTTSVALGAQSGIEECKFQFAWERWNCPENALQLSTHNRLRSATRETSFIHAISSAGVMYTITKNCSMGDFENCGCDESKNGKTGGHGWIWGGCSDNVEFGERISKLFVDSLEKGKDARALMNLHNNRAGRLAVRAIMRRTCKCHGISGSCSIQTCWLQLADFREMGDYLKAKYDRALKIEMDKRQLRAGNSAEGRWAPTEAFLPSAEAELIFLEESPDYCTRNSSLGVSGTEGRECLQNNHTASRWEQRSCGRLCTECGLQVEERRAEALSSCNCKFQWCCTVRCEQCRHVVNKYYCSRPPGSAWSGGGARA